The window TGCATGCTCTTGTGATTGGGTGTAGGATCCATGCAACTAGACAACATTATTTTTCCCTTAATATTAATTACATTTAATTTGCATGATCATTAACGGGTTATGATTGTCCTTATGTTTTCACTTAAAATGTACTTTACTAGGAACATGACTGGTCATCTTGTTCATATGATCATCATATCATGTATTCTTTGAAATCtttattctttctattttctaccttattatgtaattttataaTAGAAGGGAGAGATcttccaaactgaatctggaagacataataattaaaaaataaaataaaaagcaacTTGAATTAGTTACTCAAAAAGTCTAAAATTGTAATCCTTAAAATATCTTTCAGTAGGTCCTACCGAACCAGAGTAATGAGTCATGAATTAATGGCCGATTGGTTTGGGACAAAACATTCTCTAGAAGAATACTGACGTCCAAGTGGTAGCATGCATTAGTGATGGAATCACCATTCACCATGCATGCATTAAGATTTCGTCTCAATTTCTTGCAAAATCGAAATATTTTGATCGAGATTTTAAACCCTAACGTACATTACATAACCAGACAATATTCTTTCTGAATTAATTATTCATAGAGTCTGAAGTTGTAGCTATCGAAATCTCCTAGTAAAACATCCAATCCTTAAAATATCTTCCAGTAGGTCCTGCCGAACCAGGGTGATAAGTCATGAATTCATGAACCGATTGGTTTGGGACAAAACATTGTCTAGAAGAATATTGACGTCCCATGTGATAGCATTAGTGGTGGAATCACCATTCACCAAGCATGCATTTAGAAGCATATGCTTCTAGAGTGATACAAATTAGATGTCATTATGTCTAAGAAACTATGTATTTAGTTAGCTCTTCTTATTGACTTGTAATTAATGTCATAACTCATAATGTTGTCTCTTACCGTACCTAGGATACTTCTATAACCTATGACATACAAAAAAAACTTATCTTACCTAGGATATTTCTATAATGGATTTCccattataaattttaaaacaaacGAGGAAGTTGCAATATATCATCCACACGCtctaaaataaatacataaaattaATTGGGTCATTTAGGGAGTGTATAATCCATGCTCAccgaaataaataaattgaatcaTGCATTTAACTTAGATTATGTAATTCACTAGCACCACCAAGGTTGCTCTATTGAAACCTAGTGGCCGTAGGCTTGAacaaggaaacagcctcttcacAAAGAAGTGAGGGTAAGACTATGTATATATCTCTCCCGAGACTCTATAATagtggtttaccaaaaaaaaaaaaaaaaaaaaaaaaagactctaTAATAGTGGGACCCATGTGTACTAGATACACCCTTTTTTAAATCCACCAGcacaaaactaaattaattgATCACTTAAAAGTGGGTTTGCATCTAGGCAGCCAAAATCATGAGTTACACAACTCTTATAGTTCTTATTCAGTAATGTCCCTTTCctctaataaaagaaagaaagaattgttAGAGCCAAGTTCAGTAGTAGTGTAAGAGACTACCTCTACCCTCCTTAAAAAacgaaaaataaataaataaaataaaatgaaaggaTCACATAGTATATAGACAAAATATCTAAGCAAGCTAGCAGCTGGCTAGTACAACTTAAGAGCTCATATCACATAACCACCACCTAAAGGCTCATATCTCCCAAATAGATTTTAATAAAACTGTTATGTAAGTACCCCAAAGATAAATTCTAGAAACTATAAACTCACCCTAACCCATCCTCAATATCCAACAAAAATGACTAGGAAATAAgaactaaaatagaaaaaggttGTATCACATCAAGTCGAGTTGGTGAATTATAACCTCTCCCTTCAATTTTCTGAATATATATAAACCCATCTCCATTCCTTGCCTTTCAACCCTCCAAAAGTACATCTCGCACAAGCTAGCTCATAAGCTCTTCTTTTAATTCTCCCAGGTTTTCAACCTTCCAAAACACAATCACCATGGAAGGAGAAAAACAAACTCCACACATTGTCATTCTACCAGCTCCAGGATTGGGTCACCTTATCCCCCTTGTTGAATTTGCCAAGAAATTCCTTCGTGATCATGATTTCTCCATTACATTTACAATCCCAACCGACGGTTCTCCAATCAAATCACAGAAAAAAGTCTTGGATAGCCTTCCCAAATGCGTTGATACCATCTTTCTCCCCCCTATTAACCTTCAAGACCTCTCCAAGGATTCAAGAATTGAAACCCGAATCTACCTCACGATAGCCCGTTCCCTACCTTCACTCCATGAAGCTTTTAAGGTCTTAACAGCCACAACTCCCATCGCTGCCTTGGTTGTTGATCTCTTTGGCACTGATGCATTTGATGTGGCTAAGGAATTTAATGTTCCTTCTTACATATTCTTCCCCTCGACTGCCTTGGTTTTGTCATTGTACCTCCATTTGCCTGAGCTTGACGACAAGTACTCTTGCGAATATAGAGACTTGTCTGAACCAGTGAAATTACCTGGATGTGTGCCAATTCATGGGCGAGATTTCGTGGACCCACTCCAAGACAGACAGAATAAGGTTTATACATGGACCTTATACCATTGCAAGCGTTTCAAACTAGCTAATGGTATCCTGCTAAATAGCTTCATGGGCATGGAAGAAGGCGCTATCAAGGCTTTGAAGGAGGGTGGAGACACAAGTTTGCCACCTATATATCCAATCGGGCCACTCATACAGAATAGTTGTATGAAGGATGGACCCGATGTTTCCGGATGCCTAAGATGGTTGAACCATCAACCCTTGGGGTCTGTACTGTTTGTTTCATTTGGAAGCGGTGGTGCCCTCTCAAGGGAGCAATTGAATGAATTGGCGTTGGGACTGGAGCTTAGTAAGCAAAGATTCTTATGGGTTGTCAAGAGCCCAAATGCTACCTACTTCGATGCCCAAAGCATTGAAGACCCTTTGGTTTTCTTGCCGGAGGGTTTCTTGAAGAGGACCAAAGGAAGGGGTTTGGTGATACCATCATGGGCTCCTCAAATACAAGTTCTTAGCCATGTCTCTACCGGAGGGTTCCTCACCCACTGTGGTTGGAACTCAATCTTAGAGAGCGTGGTACATGGAGTACCATTGATTGCATGGCCGCTCTATGCAGAACAAAAGATGAGTGCAGTGATGCTGGTGGAGGATTTGGAGGTAGCTTTGAGGCCAAAAGTTGCGAAAAACGGGGTAGTGGGGAGAGTGGAAATTGCAACGGTGGTAAAGTGCTTAATGGAAGGGGTAGAAGGGAATAGAATACGGAAGAGGATGAGAATgctcaagggtgcagctactAAGGTGTTAAGCGAAGAAGGATCCTCTAGAAAGTCACTATTAGAGGTAGCCTGCAAATGGAAGTCCCAAGTGGGGATGTGAAAGCaaagtttttttcttcatttctttttggtaaagatGTGAAAACACAGTTCATAGATTATGACATTTAGTTTTCCCATTATAAAATACAATTCGAGATTAAGAGTTCTTGTCATAAAATTGTCAATTAATTTGTATAGGTTATTAGCTATGTAACTCTCAACTACATTTTTTTGATGATACTCTCAACTACATTTTAGTAACTCTTTAAACAGATTATATCTGCTCATATCTTAAACCTTTTAAGGCACAGACTGATTCTCCATAGAtcattgggttacatcagggagACAAATAGTGTAATATAGAGTTAATCTCACCGACTCAGTTTCACCTGCTCCAACAGTAAATGATATCTTTCTCGGCCAGTACTCTGGATTCTTGAGAATCCGGTTATAGATGGTTGCCCAAATGCACTCGAGTATTATGCGGGTTTATCCACACTTAAAAGTCATTTTATGGTCAATAGGGTAACCAGCAAGCCCATACAAGACACTCCAAGAACCCAAGGCTGTATATGTTGGGCCATATTTGAGCTTCGTCTAGAACTGTATTCTCTAGCTGTTATTTGTCTGAACACAAATAGAAATATGAGACCATACAATGGACCTAGACATTCCTAGGAAACTAGCCTATCACCAAAGAACCTGGTCAAATATGGTTTCAAAAACTAGGACATTCAACTCAAGTTATGGGTCAATTAATATGCTAACAGTACATATTTCACATTAGATGATTTGAAAATATGAAATGTAGTATATCCATTAATATAACATAGGACTTATCCACAGTACAAGCTTATAATAATTATTTATCCCTATATGGTTAAGAGTCTGAGTTACATTAGGATACTTATTAGTTAGAATAGAGTCCAGAtttgagtttatttttttaggttggTACAAGAAAATGATTAGAGGGCGGGCCCTCCACTTGTGTGAATGAGTCCCCAAGAGATCCCAAGGACAGAACAACTACAAAGAAGTATCCTAGGTAAGGTAAGTTTTGATTATATGGATTCTTCATCCAAGGTTGCATGAAGTTTGCTTGCATTTTTACATGTAATTAAACTAGAGTTTGTTTTATAAATATACCTTTCTATCGGTAGGTGTAGTATCCCTATTCGATTAACACTTTACTCTCCCTCCTcggtttctctttttctcctttctttttcttcttcatttttctactttctttttggATCCTTATTATTCTAGTTATTGATCTCTACTGATCTGATATTGTAACAGGTGTCTAACTACCTACCTTAGGTTTTGGTGATGAAACTAGTTTTGAGATGGTTGTCTATGGGATTACTAACATGATATTGAATGTGTAAGTATTTATACATACAATCCCAAGTCCTTAAGTGGCTATCATCCATCAAAGGAGAATCAATTGATCAAGAGCAAGCCCAATCAAGTGTGAAGAGCAAGGTGTAAAAGGAAGCTTGGAGAACCCAAAAGAGAAGTTTCATCGAGTCCCAAATTCATCAAGGATTGAAGACATCAAGACATGGAAGCAAAGCATTGAAAACAAGCTTCAATGACATATGATTTATGTTTCATTatgtaggggtaaggctgcctacatatgaccctcctcagaccttCAAGACATTGCTCCATTGCCACCTAGTGGGCGCaggttcgagtcgggaaacaaTC is drawn from Telopea speciosissima isolate NSW1024214 ecotype Mountain lineage chromosome 1, Tspe_v1, whole genome shotgun sequence and contains these coding sequences:
- the LOC122648606 gene encoding hydroquinone glucosyltransferase-like: MEGEKQTPHIVILPAPGLGHLIPLVEFAKKFLRDHDFSITFTIPTDGSPIKSQKKVLDSLPKCVDTIFLPPINLQDLSKDSRIETRIYLTIARSLPSLHEAFKVLTATTPIAALVVDLFGTDAFDVAKEFNVPSYIFFPSTALVLSLYLHLPELDDKYSCEYRDLSEPVKLPGCVPIHGRDFVDPLQDRQNKVYTWTLYHCKRFKLANGILLNSFMGMEEGAIKALKEGGDTSLPPIYPIGPLIQNSCMKDGPDVSGCLRWLNHQPLGSVLFVSFGSGGALSREQLNELALGLELSKQRFLWVVKSPNATYFDAQSIEDPLVFLPEGFLKRTKGRGLVIPSWAPQIQVLSHVSTGGFLTHCGWNSILESVVHGVPLIAWPLYAEQKMSAVMLVEDLEVALRPKVAKNGVVGRVEIATVVKCLMEGVEGNRIRKRMRMLKGAATKVLSEEGSSRKSLLEVACKWKSQVGM